From the genome of Metarhizium brunneum chromosome 4, complete sequence, one region includes:
- the rpsO gene encoding mitochondrial 37S ribosomal protein uS15m: MPPRLEVLQRLGTFNLCLRPTTRAATPNFLPVIQTANLSQREKKRKAKQDPYKWAQAQQRKNANLKRREELQKQRDEAWGNPVLGKTTPFLESLDTAGQVAFSEVPRDASGNPLQTPHELPTTPGLRNHFLTDAELEEATKHAFTLSKPMAAIVGDQLSDAASNEANIEKHKQDHTKAVEALRRITSLRNGSAKDRFHANVRRLVDEFGRHKTDKFLKPKPQSISPNTTPMPDRAGPDTGSSEVQIAILTAKIRTLSKALEINRGYKDVHNKRNLRLLVHRRQKLMAYMERKERGSERWTLMIEKLGLTPATWKGQISL, from the exons ATGCCGCCCAGATTAGAGGTGCTGCAGCGCCTAGGCACCTTCAACC TGTGTCTTCGACCGACTACTCGAGCAGCAACCCCCAACTTCCTGCCCGTCATTCAAACAGCCAATCTGTCacaaagagagaagaaacgCAAGGCAAAGCAGGATCCATACAAGTGGGCACAGGCGCAGCAACGGAAAAACGCAAACCTCAAGCGTCGGGAGGAACTCCAGAAGCAACGGGACGAAGCATGGGGTAATCCCGTGTTGGGGAAGACAACTCCATTTCTTGAGTCCCTTGATACCGCTGGCCAAGTCGCCTTCAGTGAAGTGCCCCGGGATGCCAGCGGTAATCCTCTCCAGACGCCCCATGAGCTGCCGACGACACCGGGTCTGAGAAACCACTTCCTTACCGATGCCGAATTGGAAGAAGCGACGAAACACGCCTTCACACTCAGCAAACCTATGGCGGCAATTGTTGGTGATCAACTAAGCGACGCGGCCTCAAATGAGGCCAATATCGAGAAACACAAGCAGGACCATACCAAGGCAGTGGAGGCTTTGAGGCGGATCACGTCCTTGCGGAATGGTAGCGCCAAAGACCGCTTCCACGCAAATGTTCGCCGCCTGGTCGACGAGTTTGGTCGCCATAAGACAGATAAGTTCTTGAAGCCTAAGCCGCAATCTATTTCGCCAAATACCACACCCATGCCGGATCGTGCAGGTCCCGACACTGGCAGCTCCGAGGTGCAGATTGCCATTCTCACAGCAAAGATTCGAACTCTGTCCAAGGCTCTTGAGATAAACCGGGGGTATAAGGATGTTCATAATAAGCGTAATTTGAGGCTGTTGGTGCACCGCAGACAGAAACTGATGGCATAtatggagagaaaggaaCGGGGCAGCGAGAGATGGACACTCATGATTGAGAAGTTGGGCCTCACGCCCGCTACCTGGAAGGGCCAGATTAGCTTGTAA
- the RPS0 gene encoding 40S ribosomal protein uS2 produces the protein MAPNNLPSVLNATTQDIEMLLAAQCHVGSKNLQVHMEPYLWKTRADGVNIINIGKTWEKIVLAARIIVAVENPADICVISARPYGQRAVLKFAAHTGASSIAGRFTPGSFTNYITRSFKEPRLIIVTDPRTDAQAIKEASYVNIPVIALCDTDSLTEYVDVAIPTNNKGRHAIGTIWWLLAREVLRLRGTIYNRETPWDVMPDLYFYRDPDTEAEEKAEEEKPAEEEAPAAVETAAPAAGGEWEASAPAFTGTWDGAEGGDWAASGTGEWAEPPKEQSQW, from the exons ATGGCCCCCAACAACCTGCCGTCGGTGCTCAACGCCACTACTCAGGACATTGAGATGCTCCTGGCTGCTcaatgccatgttggcagcaaGAACCTCCAGGTGCACATGGAGCCATACCTCTGGAAGACTCGTGCTGATGGTGTCAACATTATCAACATTGGCAAGACCTG GGAGAAGATCGTCCTTGCTGCCCGTatcatcgtcgccgtcgagaACCCTGCCGACATTTGCGTCATCTCTGCCCGTCCCTATGGTCAGCGTGCCGTCCTCAAGTTCGCCGCTCACACCGGTGCTTCTTCCATCGCCGGTCGCTTCACCCCCGGTTCCTTCACCAACTACATCACCCGTTCCTTCAAGGAGCCCCGCCTGATTATCGTCACCGATCCCCGCACCGACGCCCAGGCTATCAAGGAGGCTTCCTACGTCAACATTCCCGTGATTGCCCTCTGCGACACCGACTCCCTCACTGAGTACGTCGACGTTGCCATCCCGACCAACAACAAGGGTCGCCACGCCATCGGTACCATCTGGTGGTTGCTTGCCCGTGAGGTCCTCCGCCTCCGTGGGACCATCTACAACCGCGAGACTCCTTGGGATGTTATGCCCGATCTGTACTTCT ACCGCGACCCTGAtaccgaggccgaggagaaggccgaggaggagaagcccgccgaggaggaggcgccTGCCGCTGTCGAGACCGCTGCCCCCGCCGCTGGTGGTGAGTGGGAAGCCTCCGCCCCTGCCTTCACCGGAACCTGGGATGGCGCTGAGGGCGGCGACTGGGCTGCCTCTGGCACCGGCGAATGGGCCGAGCCCCCCAAGGAGCAGTCTCAGTGGTAG